GATTGAGCTGTTATTTTTTCCTGATGAGTCAATGCAAATTAAACTTGAAGAATTTCTTGAAAGCGAAGATTTTAAAAAGGAGGATGAAGAAAAAGTATTAAGTTATATTTTAGATAAAAAATTATTAACAACAATACGTTTCCCTGAGAGCAAAGACTCATTAAAGCTTTTTCTCCCAAAATCGTCTGCAATGCAATTCCTTTCCCGTCTTAATATTTCAAGAAAACCGGATAAAAGGCTTATTAAAGCAATAGACGAATTTGTCTCCGATAAATTTAGAACCTCTGTTAAGGTGAGGTTGAGAAACGCCAGGTTTGAATTTACTGAAAATAAAATTATGTTTCTGCGCTCTTTTTTTCAAAAATTAAAAGTTGAAGACAATTATTTTTTCAAATGTCTGGATTTCATGCTGGACTTTTTTGACGAAATTAAAGATGACAAAAATATATTGCAGTCCCTTTTAGATAAAAAGGAATTATATTTTCAAAACCTTCAAAAAGCATCGGGGTTTGAGGAGCTGCTGAATAAAAACAACATGGAGACATTGATATCCCGTGGAGTAAGAATCCCGCACATCAGCAAAGAGGATGCAATGCATAACATAGTAATAATAGACACAATCATTTTCGCGGTTTATGGTAAACAATATAACTTAAAATCTTAGTTTTTTGCCGCAAGTCATATTTTGAGAGGTGGAATACTTGTTTTGGTTTATTCTTGCCATTGCTACAGCATTTTGTGTAGCCACCGGCGACGCTTTGACAAAGAAGTTTTTTGGCGGGTTTTCGCCTTATGATATGGCGGTTGCCTCTTCTATTTATAGCCTTCCGTTTTTGATTATATATATTTTCTTTATTCCCATTCCACAAATAGACAGTGTGTTCTGGTGGGTTGCAATCGTTTTGATCCCTTTGGATGTCTTTGCTTTTTATCTCTACATGAAGGCCATAAAGATTTCGCCTCTTTCTATCTCAATTCCGTTTTTGTCATTTACACCGGTTTTTATGATATTAACGGGTTTTATTGTTCTTGGAGAAGTGCCTAACGGTTGGGGAATTATAGGTATAGGTTTTGTTGTGGCCGGCAGTTATTTATTAAATGTCACACAGGTAAAGTATGGCTATTTTGCTCCATTCAAGGCTGTTCTCAGGGAGCCGGGTTCCATTCTGATGCTGGTGGTTGCATTTATATATTCTTTTTTAGCTGTTTTGGGGAAAAAGGCAATCCAGCATTCTTCTCCGCTTTTTTTCGGTTTTTTTTTCCTGGCAGCTTTTGATGTAACCATTTTGATCTTATTTCCTTTTCTTAAAAAAATTAAGTGGAGAGACATATTAAAAATACCGGCAAAAGGATTTGCTGTCGGTTTGATGCTCTTTCTGCATGTATTATTCCACTCCCTTGCAATCAGTATGGTCGAAGCGGTTTATATGATTGCTGTAAAGCGCATGAGTATTCTTTTTAGTGTAGGCTATGGCTGGGTTTTATTTAAAGAAACCGATATGGGCGCGAGGATGCTTGGGGCGTTATTTATGTTTGCGGGGGTGGTATTCATTATATTGTTAGGCTGAAGCTCCCTATGAAAAAAATATTTCTTCTTACTCTGCTTGTTTTTCTTATTGCCTCTTTCAAGCCTGTCTACGGAGAACTGGTTCATGCGGGAACAGGCCCCTAATCTTGATCAGCTCTGGACATCCTTCGAAAGTTCGCTCGCGCTTTATCAGCACCGATGATTGCAATTAGGTCTTTTAACTGGAACCGGAAGCCATTATCAGGGTTGGGCTCAAGATTGTCGCCCCGAATAACTCCGACAACAGATGCCCCTGTCGTCTTTCGTATCTCAGCTTCACCGATTGATTTGCCGATGAGCGGACTTCCTGACTCGACCAATACCCACTGAAGATCAAATTGCTGTTCAGCGGTTCTGAGTTGGGTAAGAGTCTTGTAGTCACCACTCACACTAAGCAGAGGGCCAAACATCTCCTGCCTAAGAGACTCCGTGTATTGCTGGATCTCCGGCGCAGGAATACGCAGATAAACAAGTGCCTTTCGAGTCATCTCAAGTCCGGCCTCAAATTCTGGAACCACCACCTCGGTAATGTTCAGTTCCTTGAAAATCTCAAGAAACTCTAAGCCGGATGCCCTTGCCACAATGTCGACTTTACTGTTGAGCTCTTTCGCATGAACCGCTATGGCTCGTGACACAACAATTCCCGGTGTCGTAATAAGAAGCAGGCACGCTGAAGCGATCTCTGCGGCTTCAAGTACAATCTCATGGCTCGCGTCACCATACACGATCGGCATTCCTGCAAATTTAGCCTGTTCAATCCGACGCTGATCAAGCTCAATGATCACGAATTGCAGCCCTAAACGCATCAGGACCTGAGCTATCTGAGATCCTATTCGCCCGCCGCCGGCAATTACAACGTGGTTTTGCAGCCCGGCTTCCGGAAGGTTTCTTGAGTCGAGCGGCTCGTGCTTGAACCAGCGCTTCCTTAGAGCATACAGCCGTGCGGTCTGGCCTGAAACAATCGGTGTTAGCATCATAGTCAACACAGCTGCTGTCAGGACAAAAGAATAGATGTCGTTTCCAATCGAATTGGTCGAGACACCCACTTGCGCGAGCACGAACGAAAACTCGCCGATCTGGAATAGTCCAAGCCCAACAGCCAGGGGAATGATATTTCTATATTTGAACATAAGGGATACCAAAGCGAATATGCATCCTTTGCCGATGCTCACCACCAAAACAAGAACAAGTACCTGCCCGAGATGGTCCAGCAGAAAAACCGGATCAAAAAGCATCCCGACCGACGCAAAAAACAAAAGCCCGAAGAGATCCCGGACCGGGATGATGTCGCTCAACGCTTGATGGCCGTAGTCGGATTCGCTCAACACCATCCCCGCAACAAAAGCTCCAAAGGCGAACGAAAGGCCGGCGAGATATGTGACATATCCGACTCCGAGCCCGATGGCCGTGATGGCGAGCAGAAACAGCTCTCGTGAACCCAGCTTGGCTATATGCGCCATGAAGCGTGGCAACAGCCTGGTTCCAAGCAGGATCATCCCGGCAATAAAAACTGCCGCCTTTAATGTAGCATACCCGATCATGGTTAGACCAAGAGAGGGATTGTTCATCTGCGGCAGGATGATCATCAACGGGACGACTGCCAGATCCTGAACAATCAGCATCCCTATCATCACTTTACTCGACAGGGTACCGAGCCATCCTTGACTCATCAGGGTCTTGAGGATCACCATGGTGCTCGAAAGGGAGATGATGGCTCCGACCCATATAGATTGTTTCCAGCCCCATCCCATAAGGTGTCCGATGCCGAATCCAAGCCCGATGGTAAGAATGATTTGAATGGGAGTTCCGATCAGGGCCACTTTATACACCGGCTTGAGGTTCTTGAGAGAGAACTCAAGCCCAAGACCAAAAAGCAGAAGGGCAACCCCGATCTCTGCAAGCTGCTTAATTTCGTGGATACTCGAAACAGTGAGACCGACCGTATGGGGACCCATGATCACTCCGGCGAGGATGTAGCCCAGAATCAATGGCTGCCCCAGTCTTTGCAGCAATAGGCCGCTGAAAAAAGCGGTCACGACGAGGATGATGATGTCGGTGGTTATATCCATGCTGCTTTTCTACCAGCGGCCCTCCAGTGAAACTGTTGTTCTTCCAACTCGGCGAGCAGGTTCGCCTGCGTATCCGGAACACGAAAGTATTAACGCGATATGAAGATTACCGATTTCATTCGTCTCTTCAGCATAACAAGTAATTAGTGCCCACTTAAATACCAAAAATAAAGAAGATCAACAAAAAAAATACTACTATTAAGGAAGTTAGCCATTTTTAGATTCGCTCGCTATTGCGGTTTAATGGCTAACTTGAGCTGCGAGAGTATCTTTTTTTTGCCTGTTGGCGGCGTGGTTTTTCTCCCCGCAAGGCCGGGAAGACTTTCTTTTTGAGGCGAGTCACGCGCTTTTTCTTTGAAAAGAGCGCTTTAGGCATGGTGAGCCATTCTTCCTCCGGCTCGATGCAATCCAGCTTGCGGCCTATGAACTTCTCGATGGCGGGAATGTAGAAGGAATCATCCTCATCAGCGAAGCTGATCGAAGTGCCGGCAGTGCCGGCCCGGCCGGTTCGCCCGATCCGGTGCACGTAATCTTCAGGATCATGCGGCAGCATGAAATTGATAACATGATTCATGCCTTCGATGTGAATGCCGCGTCCGGCTACATCCGTTGCGACCAGTACCCGGATCTTTCCGGCTTTGAATTCATCAAGGCGTTGAATCCGCTTTTTCTGTGGAACATCACCGGAAAGCTCGGAGCAGTTTACTCCGTGGCGGGTCAACATCTCTGATAGACGTATCACCTCGTCGCGCCTGTTGCAGAAAACCAGAACCTGTTCAATGTTCTGTTTGTCGATGATATTAAAAAGGAGTGCAAATTTTTTGCTGGATGTCACGATGTAAACGATCTGTTCCACAGTTTCCACAGCGACCTGTTCCGGTTCGATGTCTATGGTTACGGAGTTACTGGTCCATTGAGAGGCGAGACGGGTAATCTGCCCGGTAAGCGTTGCGCTAAAAAGCATGGTCTGGCGCTTGCGTTTTTCCGGCGTGCTGTTGATGATCATTCGGACATCCGGGACAAAACCCATGTCGAGCATCCTGTCGGCCTCGTCGATGATCAGCACCTCGGTCTTGTTAAGGGCAATGTCGCGGTTGCGCTGAAAATCGAGCAGCCTGCCGGGCGTTGCCACAATGATATCCACCGGACCGGAACCCAGCTCCTTTTTTTGCTTTACATAATCCATACCACCGAACACGGATACTGTTTTCAGACCACAGTACTTGGAAAGCTGGCGAGCTTCATCGGAGATCTGAAGCACCAGCTCCCTGGTAGGGGCAAGAATCAATATTCGGGGCGTGCCTGGTTTTTGTTTTATCTGAAGGGGATTTTTCAGCATCCGGTTGATTACGGTAATAAGAAATGCAGCGGTCTTTCCGGTACCGGTTTGAGCCCTGCCGCTGGCATCCTTGCCGGACAGGGTGCTGGGAAGAATTTCAGCCTGTATGGGTGTACAGTACTTGAAGCCCAGGTCGAATATGGCATGGAGCAGAGGGTTGGGAAGATCAAAATCGTGAAATCGGACCCTGCCTTCTACCAATGGAACCTTGAACTGTGAAACGTCCCAACTGTCATCCATTGCAGAACCAACAGATGCTGCCGGCGCATCCTCGCTACAACGGTTTTTCTTCACTTTTTTCCAGGGGGACGCCCTGTGAAATGAACGGCTTTCCCGATCAGGACGCAACGACCCTGACTTTGGTTTAGCGGCGGATTTGTCCCCTTTCGGGAGTTTCTTTTTCATCCGAGCTTATATAACACACAACATCAATCATGGAAACAGTTAATAAGAAATATTGCAATACATCGGTTTATAAAGGAGAAATATATAACGCAGTAAACCATTAAACTTGATTAATGCAGGGGATATGTTATTTGAATTGCATGCCGAGAAAATCTCGAATAGAGATGAACTCGTAAAAAAGGTTGCAATCGGGAAAAAACAACTTATATTTCTTTGAGCACTCCTTCAAGACACGGAGATGCCGACAAGGTAAAAAAATAAAAGGAGATAAAATAATGACCGACTATTTTGATGTTATTCTATACAGTGGCGGGCATAAGGGCGCCGAGGCCGAGTTCGGAAAGCTTGCGGAGTCCTGGGGGATTCAGGAGGTTAACTTTTCGTTCAAGGGACACAATATCGAACGTACCAGAGGTGTCCGGGTGCTAAGCCCGGAAGAACTTGACAAGGGGAATGTCAGCATGGAAATAGTCTCTGCCCGCATGGGGCGAAATTATTCAAAGGCTGAAAAAATACGGAAGGTCATACAGTCTATTTTTCACATGGTCAACAATGGCTACCACGTGATAGGTGTCGGATGGATACAGCCGGATGACACCGTCAAGGGAGGAACCGGTTGGGGCGTTGAGCTTGCAAAGCTCTTTAACCGTCCGGTCAACGTATATGACCAGGAACGCAAAGCATGGTTCTCGTGGACGGATAACAAATGGATTGCTGAAACGCCCGTTATCATCGACAAAACATTTGTCGGAACAGGAACCCGAAATCTCAGTGACGAAGGCCGCAAGGCGATTCACGAACTTTTCGAAAACTCCTTTGGACCCGCAAAAAAGAATTAATCATGTTTTAGTGGCAACAAATGTGACAGGGCTATCTTGTTGAAATTGGATAGACTCGAGATAATTTTTTACACCACCGACAGAAAGGTTAAATACTTTTGATCCAGACAGCATAATGTGTGCATTATCCTTGCTTCCGCAAATTTCGGCAAATTTCGGGCCAATTGATGCCAGAGGATCAGGATTGTCAGGAATAAGATTTAACGCATTTAAATATGTATCTAATCGTTCTTTCAAAATATTAAAGTAGTCAATCTCTTTACCTGTAGATGAAGATGAGAGCATTGAAATGTTCTGAGAAAAACTTTGAACAGCATTCCAAAATGATACTGATAATTCTTTTTTTATAGAACTTTCATCCAAAAAAAACGAAATGCTCCATCCAACAGCTATAATTTTTAATAATTGAATTTCATATTTCATTAAAACCCGGTTTACATTTATATCCTCGGGCAGATTTTGTAAAATCAGCCTTATATCTGAGTGGTCAATCGCAAAGTCAAACAGATCTTCACTTGCTTTTTCAATACTAACTTTTTGTAAAGAAGATTCATCCATTATGTTCTTCAATTTTTTCACTTGAACCTTGTACGGCTTCTTCAATTGTGTAATAAATATTTTTGAACGTTTCATCAAAGCTGGCCGGAGAAAGTCTTTCGGCCTCTATAAATTTAACGACTGTTTTCCTGGCTGGTTTTAAAATTTGTTCGTCAATAGAGCCTGTTTTACATGCCTTTTCGTAAAAGAGTTTTTGTAATATTTTTTAATCGGCTAACAGAAAAATCCCTGAGTGTCAAGGAGCTATCAAACTTTTTAAGGGTACAAGGGGTCAAGGATTCAAGTAGTTATGCACTATGAAGGTAACATAATTCGTCCTCCAAGCGAGGCTAACAGTATTCTGCTGCAGGTTACTGTCGGGTGCTCACGCAACAAGTGCACATTCTGCGGCACATATAGAGGCGAACGCTTTAAAATAAAACCGGATCCCGTCATTATGGAGGATATCGCATTTGCCGCACAGTATTGCAAACGCCAGCGGCGTGTGTTTATCTGCGATGGAGATGCACTGATTGTTCCCCAAAATCGACTCCTGAAAATTTTAATAAAAATTGAAAAACAGCTCTCATGGGTAACACGGGTGGGGCTATATGCTAATGCCAAGAGCCTGAAAACAAAAACCCCTGATGAACTCAAGGCGCTGAAAGACCATGGCCTCGGTATCATTTACATGGGTCTTGAAACCGGCGACGACGTTACCTTAAAAAAAATCAACAAAGGCGCAACAGCCGGCGATATGATCCAGATGGGCATAAAGGCCCGGGCAGCTGGAATCAAACTTTCCATTACAGTGTTGCTGGGGATTGCCGGCAAAAGACGTTCCAAAATACATGCCAAGGAAACCGGACGTGTGCTTTCAGCTATAGACCCGGAACATATCGGGGCTCTCAGCCTTATGCTTATCCCAGGCACACCACTATATCAGGATTATGTGTCCGGCGAATTTACGTTGCTTGAATCTGTTGAAATGCTGGAAGAGCTTAAAGCCATGATCACTGCTACTAACCTTTCCAAGGGCCTTTTCTATGCAAATCACGCTTCCAACTATCTGCCGATAACGGCCAGGCTGCCAAAAGAAAAGGCAATAACGATTAAATTAATAGATACAGCCCTGGCAGGCAAAATAGCCTTGAAACCCGAGTATATGCGGGCCCTTTAACATCCCGGGAAATACAGGAGCCCGGGCTTAACATGGACCCTGAGCCAGGGGGCAAAAGCAGACTTGGTGAGATAAAGGAGAGCATATGACCGAAAAAGTATACAAAGCGCCTGAATCAAATCCGGTTTCGGAAAAAATCGGGAACAAAAGGCCGACTTCAATCACTATTATTTGTGTTGTTGGTTTTATTGGCGCCTTATTGTCTGTTCCTTTATTTTTTTCAGCTATCGCCAAATCTATGGGTGTTTGGTACCAATTGTATTTAGCGTTAGTAAGTATCATGGGGCTGGTATGTATGGTCGGTCTATGGAAAATGAAAAAGTGGGCGGCATATACATACGCAGGCTTTGTTAGTCTCAATCAATTTGTAATGTTAGCTATGGGCATATGGAATATTGGAGCTTTAATCATGCCTGGTGTTGTTGTTGCTTTTGCGCTGGCACATTCAAAGAAGATGAGTTAATGTGAACTTAGGGAATGTCCATAAATTTTAATTTGATCTCTTATACGAGGTTTTGCTAAAAAATATTTGAAGAATATAGGAGGAAATCATGACAAAAGCTACAGCTCGTCATATCCTGGTTGATACACAGGAAAAATGTGAAGAAATCAAAAAACAAATTGAAGAAGGTTCTGATTTTGCTGAAATGGCCAGGCAGCATTCTAAATGTCCTTCAGGGCGGCAAGGCGGAGGTGATTTAGGTGAGTTTTCACCAGGCCAAATGGTTCCGGAATTTGACAGCGTGGTATTCAGCCAGGAAACAGGAAAGGTTCATGGGCCGGTTCAAACCCAGTTTGGATATCATTTGATTGAAATTACAAATAGAAGTGATTGAGGATAAACAAAACGCAAGCCTTAAATTCTTTTTTTAATGTAAATTTGAGAATTTTGAAACAGGTTATAAATCAGACAATTACTTTTTTTCAGCATTGTCTTTAAATATTCGTCTTCTTTCAATGCCTCGACAGATAATATGATGCAGCATTTCTGAAACGTAAATTCTTGCTTTGCTTGGCATAAGCGACTCACATACCACACTTTCAACATCTTATGAAACACTTATTTTCACGGGCTCTTGCCCTGTTCGTCACGCACCTGACGTTTTTTTATTTTTTGCTTGAATAAAATACAGTCTTTGCCCTGAGTGCTTCTTTGAACTACTACCGAGGGCGCTTGAAGGCTTTTAAAATCCATAGCCAGGCAGCCATGGGGAAAGTTTTTATCCCACGTAACATAATAATGTTCACATTTGTGGCAGTCAATCATCTTCAACATCCCGCTAAGCGCCTGAGGTATTCTGATGAGCATGACATTTCCGGCTGCAATAATTATTTTTAATATAACATCATTGCAAAGAAAAATGCAAGAATTGCGTCATTCTAAAAGACTTCAAAACAGGATTCGCTCGTTATCGCGGTTCAAGAGCAGCAGTGGATCAATAAGGATGCTTTTTTGCAAATTCAAGTAAGCATTTCCGTGGGTTTCTTTTGACAGGTTTTCAATTATAATATACAGATTATCCGTACAAAAGGAGTAAAAAATCAAAGGGGGTTTTAAGGGACATGAAAGATGATAAAAGAAAAAGAACGAGGGTTCATTTTAAGACACAGGTGGTCTTAAAGACGGATATTTCTAAAATCAAGACAGATGCAAAATCCTCAGACATCAGCATGAAAGGCATGTTCATTAGTACCGACGAAAAGATCCCGGCAGGGACACCCTGTGATATAGAAATTGTGCTCTCGGGCACCACCAGCAAACTTGCCTTAAATATAGAGGGTGTGATTGCCCGCCAGGATAAGGAGGGCATTGGGATTACGTTCAACTCAATGGATGTTGACAGTTACTTTCATCTCAAAAACATTGTCATGTATAACGCCTCGGATCCGGATGCCGTCGAAGAAGAGATGTTTTCATAATTTTTATCCTTATTTAAAAATATCTTTTTAATTCTTAATATGAATTTTACATGGACGTCCCCCCTGTTTTCTCAGAATTATCATCATGATAATTGCAGCAGGCACCATTATTATTCCGATTGCCTGGGCAACAGACAGGACTCCGAAAACAGGTTCCCCCCTGAAATCGCCTCGGAATATCTCTATAAAGGAACGTGTGATCACATAAAGTATAACATAGAGCCAGAATAGCTGGCCGTCAAACTTCTTGCGTCTGCGGAAAAACCAGAGAATAACAAATATAAGCAGATTACCTGCTGCATGATAGAGCTGGGTGGGATGAAGAGGTATGCCAACAGGCGCCAGCGTGTCAAGGTTGGTAAATGTTACACCCCAGGAAAAATTACAGGCCTTGCCGTAGCAGCATCCAGCGGAAAAACAGCCCAGCCTGCCGAAAAATTGACCTAAGGCAAGTGAAAGAGCAGCTATATCCGTTGTTCTCCACAGGGGCATTTTCTTTATCTTCACGTAGACAAGGCCGACAATAAGCGCTGCGATAAAACCACCATAAAAAACAAGCCCTCCGTTCCATATCCTGAAGCTTTCCAGAATATCTGAAAGAAATATATCCGGGTTGATAAAAATATAAAACAGGCGTGAGCCGACAATGGCGGCAATCAAAACGTAAAAGGAAAGATCCATTATCCTTTCAGGATCTTCCCCCAGTCTCATGGCCTCCCTTTTTGCAAGCAAAATTCCTGCAATAAAACCCATGGCAATAAAAAACCCATAAGTATATATGGAAAAAGGCCCTAATTTTAAAAGCACTGGATGCATTATTTATTCCGGCATTTTCTTAAAGAGAATATGAAATATGAAAATAGCTATTCCGATGGTGATTGCGCTGTCGGCAACATTAAAAGCAGGCCAGTGCAAGTCTCCTATGTAGAAATCAAGGAAATCAACAACCTTGCCGAATCGTATCCTGTCGATCAGGTTGCCTGCCGCGCCGCCAAATATAAGTGCAAAGCCTGCGGCGAGCGATGAATGTGTCTTTGGAGTATTTTTATACAATAAAAAAATCAGGCACATAGCCAGAAATGAAACAATAATAAAAAACATATCCCGCACA
This is a stretch of genomic DNA from Anaerolineae bacterium. It encodes these proteins:
- a CDS encoding DMT family transporter; translated protein: MFWFILAIATAFCVATGDALTKKFFGGFSPYDMAVASSIYSLPFLIIYIFFIPIPQIDSVFWWVAIVLIPLDVFAFYLYMKAIKISPLSISIPFLSFTPVFMILTGFIVLGEVPNGWGIIGIGFVVAGSYLLNVTQVKYGYFAPFKAVLREPGSILMLVVAFIYSFLAVLGKKAIQHSSPLFFGFFFLAAFDVTILILFPFLKKIKWRDILKIPAKGFAVGLMLFLHVLFHSLAISMVEAVYMIAVKRMSILFSVGYGWVLFKETDMGARMLGALFMFAGVVFIILLG
- a CDS encoding cation:proton antiporter, which codes for MDITTDIIILVVTAFFSGLLLQRLGQPLILGYILAGVIMGPHTVGLTVSSIHEIKQLAEIGVALLLFGLGLEFSLKNLKPVYKVALIGTPIQIILTIGLGFGIGHLMGWGWKQSIWVGAIISLSSTMVILKTLMSQGWLGTLSSKVMIGMLIVQDLAVVPLMIILPQMNNPSLGLTMIGYATLKAAVFIAGMILLGTRLLPRFMAHIAKLGSRELFLLAITAIGLGVGYVTYLAGLSFAFGAFVAGMVLSESDYGHQALSDIIPVRDLFGLLFFASVGMLFDPVFLLDHLGQVLVLVLVVSIGKGCIFALVSLMFKYRNIIPLAVGLGLFQIGEFSFVLAQVGVSTNSIGNDIYSFVLTAAVLTMMLTPIVSGQTARLYALRKRWFKHEPLDSRNLPEAGLQNHVVIAGGGRIGSQIAQVLMRLGLQFVIIELDQRRIEQAKFAGMPIVYGDASHEIVLEAAEIASACLLLITTPGIVVSRAIAVHAKELNSKVDIVARASGLEFLEIFKELNITEVVVPEFEAGLEMTRKALVYLRIPAPEIQQYTESLRQEMFGPLLSVSGDYKTLTQLRTAEQQFDLQWVLVESGSPLIGKSIGEAEIRKTTGASVVGVIRGDNLEPNPDNGFRFQLKDLIAIIGADKARANFRRMSRADQD
- a CDS encoding DEAD/DEAH box helicase, which encodes MKKKLPKGDKSAAKPKSGSLRPDRESRSFHRASPWKKVKKNRCSEDAPAASVGSAMDDSWDVSQFKVPLVEGRVRFHDFDLPNPLLHAIFDLGFKYCTPIQAEILPSTLSGKDASGRAQTGTGKTAAFLITVINRMLKNPLQIKQKPGTPRILILAPTRELVLQISDEARQLSKYCGLKTVSVFGGMDYVKQKKELGSGPVDIIVATPGRLLDFQRNRDIALNKTEVLIIDEADRMLDMGFVPDVRMIINSTPEKRKRQTMLFSATLTGQITRLASQWTSNSVTIDIEPEQVAVETVEQIVYIVTSSKKFALLFNIIDKQNIEQVLVFCNRRDEVIRLSEMLTRHGVNCSELSGDVPQKKRIQRLDEFKAGKIRVLVATDVAGRGIHIEGMNHVINFMLPHDPEDYVHRIGRTGRAGTAGTSISFADEDDSFYIPAIEKFIGRKLDCIEPEEEWLTMPKALFSKKKRVTRLKKKVFPALRGEKPRRQQAKKRYSRSSS
- a CDS encoding radical SAM protein — its product is MHYEGNIIRPPSEANSILLQVTVGCSRNKCTFCGTYRGERFKIKPDPVIMEDIAFAAQYCKRQRRVFICDGDALIVPQNRLLKILIKIEKQLSWVTRVGLYANAKSLKTKTPDELKALKDHGLGIIYMGLETGDDVTLKKINKGATAGDMIQMGIKARAAGIKLSITVLLGIAGKRRSKIHAKETGRVLSAIDPEHIGALSLMLIPGTPLYQDYVSGEFTLLESVEMLEELKAMITATNLSKGLFYANHASNYLPITARLPKEKAITIKLIDTALAGKIALKPEYMRAL
- a CDS encoding peptidylprolyl isomerase → MTKATARHILVDTQEKCEEIKKQIEEGSDFAEMARQHSKCPSGRQGGGDLGEFSPGQMVPEFDSVVFSQETGKVHGPVQTQFGYHLIEITNRSD
- a CDS encoding uracil-DNA glycosylase, whose translation is MLIRIPQALSGMLKMIDCHKCEHYYVTWDKNFPHGCLAMDFKSLQAPSVVVQRSTQGKDCILFKQKIKKRQVRDEQGKSP
- a CDS encoding PilZ domain-containing protein → MKDDKRKRTRVHFKTQVVLKTDISKIKTDAKSSDISMKGMFISTDEKIPAGTPCDIEIVLSGTTSKLALNIEGVIARQDKEGIGITFNSMDVDSYFHLKNIVMYNASDPDAVEEEMFS
- the lgt gene encoding prolipoprotein diacylglyceryl transferase, whose amino-acid sequence is MHPVLLKLGPFSIYTYGFFIAMGFIAGILLAKREAMRLGEDPERIMDLSFYVLIAAIVGSRLFYIFINPDIFLSDILESFRIWNGGLVFYGGFIAALIVGLVYVKIKKMPLWRTTDIAALSLALGQFFGRLGCFSAGCCYGKACNFSWGVTFTNLDTLAPVGIPLHPTQLYHAAGNLLIFVILWFFRRRKKFDGQLFWLYVILYVITRSFIEIFRGDFRGEPVFGVLSVAQAIGIIMVPAAIIMMIILRKQGGRPCKIHIKN
- the lspA gene encoding signal peptidase II, encoding MKDKTKYIKLSAIAGIIVIFDLISKAIILAKIPLYHSIEVMPGFFSLTHIQNAGGAFGFLANQSSNVRDMFFIIVSFLAMCLIFLLYKNTPKTHSSLAAGFALIFGGAAGNLIDRIRFGKVVDFLDFYIGDLHWPAFNVADSAITIGIAIFIFHILFKKMPE